Proteins from one Candidatus Roseilinea sp. genomic window:
- a CDS encoding dolichol-phosphate mannosyltransferase: MIFVVLPAYNEAVALPRLLARIAAVSDAHFGGGLRVILANDGSTDGTPELARAAAEAHRLRLDILTHEVNRGLGEAIKTGLKGALARAMSDDDVIITMDSDDTHLPGLIPRMVAMIEEGNDLVIASRYQHGSRMLGIPRHRQLLSTGLSWLFRIVYPIPGARDYSCGYRAYRAGALRRAFDRFGDLLFVERGFACMVDILIKMHLVGATVNEAPMILRYDRKPGPTKMPVKRTIVQTFRLLTRRRFGVLD; this comes from the coding sequence GTGATCTTCGTCGTCCTTCCCGCCTACAACGAGGCCGTGGCACTCCCTCGGTTGCTCGCCCGCATCGCGGCCGTGTCCGATGCCCACTTTGGCGGCGGATTGCGCGTCATCCTGGCCAACGACGGCAGCACCGACGGCACACCGGAACTGGCCCGCGCAGCGGCGGAGGCGCACCGGCTCCGCCTCGACATCCTGACGCACGAGGTCAACCGCGGGTTGGGCGAGGCGATCAAAACCGGCCTGAAAGGCGCGCTGGCGCGCGCCATGAGCGACGACGACGTGATCATCACCATGGACTCCGACGACACGCATCTGCCCGGGTTGATCCCGCGCATGGTCGCGATGATCGAGGAGGGCAACGACCTGGTGATCGCCTCGCGCTATCAGCACGGCTCGCGCATGCTCGGCATTCCGCGCCACCGCCAACTGCTCAGCACCGGCTTGAGCTGGCTGTTCCGCATCGTGTATCCGATCCCCGGCGCGCGCGACTACTCGTGCGGCTATCGCGCCTACCGCGCCGGCGCGCTGCGCAGGGCGTTCGACCGTTTCGGCGACCTGCTGTTCGTCGAGCGCGGGTTCGCTTGCATGGTGGACATCCTGATCAAGATGCACCTGGTCGGCGCAACGGTGAACGAAGCGCCGATGATCCTGCGCTACGACCGTAAACCGGGCCCAACCAAGATGCCGGTCAAGCGGACGATCGTTCAGACCTTTCGGCTGCTGACGCGCCGGCGCTTCGGCGTGCTGGATTGA